CCAAAGCACCTTTTGCAATAGCAGCGCTTTTTACATTGTTAAATTCAGGAATTAAAATGGATCGTAATGGTTCGATAATTACATCATCTAAACTTCTACCGATTAAATCATAATCTTCTGTAAACAATCCAGCAACAAATCCTCCTACATTTCCCCATTGGTGAATTGCTTTTTTTAAAGTTACTTTATGTTTGATTACAGATCGGGAATCTGATGTTTTTACCTCTATTTGCGGATGAATAACTGTCATTACCAGGTCTTTTGGAGAATGTAGTTTTATAATATCTAATGGGTCATAACTACGTACCAAAGTAAATCCACCAAGAAGGGCAGGGGCAACATTATCTGCATGTGCGTTACCGCTTGCTAATTTTTCTCCTTCCATTGCAAATTGCACTAATTCGTGTGTGGTAAATGGATTGCCTAATAAATGATTTATAGCCCAAACGGCACCAGAGCTACTGGCAGCACTACTTCCTATTCCGCTACCTGCTTTTATCTTTTTGTAAATTTCAATAGCGACTCCAATATTCTTTCCATATGCTTTAAGAAAAGCTTCAACGGCAACACCAGCAACATTTTTATGAGTTTCCATAGGAAGGTTAGCTCCTTCAATCTTTGTTATTTTTACACCAGGATCTTCTGTGATAGAAACTACCATTTCGTCACCAACGTTATCCAAGCAGCATCCTAATACATCAAATCCGCAAGAAAGATTAGCAACCGTAGCAGGAGCAAATATTTTGATACTTTTCATTTGTTGTTTTTTTAGTACATTTTATTTGTCAGACCGACATTTTATACTATTTACTTTTACCAATCCTTATAATATCTGCAAAGATACCAGAAGCAGTAACTTCGGCTCCAGCACCCGCTCCTTTAACAATTAGAGGTTGTTTAGGATATCTATCGGTATAAAAAAGTACAATATTATCACTTCCTTCGAGATTATAAAAGGGATGATCAACTGGTATGTGCTGCAACCCTACTTTTGCATTTTCTGCTTCATATTGTGCTACATATTTTAATCGACATTGTTTTTTATTGGCCTCGGCCAGGATTTCTTTAAAATGATCTTCGTTTTGGGCTAGTGAATTAAGGAACTCGTCTACACTTTTGGTTTCTAAACTTTCCTGAGGAAGAAATGCTTCGTTCTCTATATTATCCAATTCCATAACTTTTTCACTTTCACGAGCAAGGATCAAGATTTTTCGAGCTACATCAACCCCGCTTAGGTCTATCTTAGGATCAGGTTCTGTATATCCTTCTTGCTGAGCCTGTTTTACGATATCATGAAAAGTAACTTCTTCGGTATAATTATTAAATACAAAATTAAGACTGCCTGATAATACAGCTTGTATTTTATGAATATTATCTCCAGAAGCAATTAGGTTATTAAGTGTGTCTATTATTGGTAAACCTGCTCCAACATTGGTTTCGTATAAAAACGGAGCATTAAATTTTCTAGAGAGATCTTGCAATTCTTCATAATTAGAATATTCATCGGCACATGCAATTTTATTACAAGTTACTACAGCCATGCTTTCTGCCAAATAGTGTTTATAAATCTTGGCAATATTAGGGTTTGCAGTATTGTCTACAAAGATAGAATTACGTAGATTCATTTCTTTTGCTTTCGCAAAAAATGATTCTGCATTGGCTTTTTCTCCTTGTGCAAGGGTTTCTTGCCATTTATCAAGATCAATTCCGTTTTCATTAAAGGCCATTGTTTTGGAGTTTGACATCCCGACCACACGAATTTTTAAACGTAATTTATCTTTAAGATATTTATTTTGTTGCTGAAGCTGTTCAAGTAATTTACTTCCTACGTTTCCTACACCGGTTATAAATAAATTGAGCTGTTTCGTTTTTACTTCAAAAAATCGTTCATGTAATATGTTTAAGGCTTTTTTGATGTCTTTTTTTGCAATTACTACAGAGATATTTTTTTCTGAAGCACCTTGCGCAATAGCTCTTATATTTACATTGTTTTTACCCAATGTACTAAACATTTTACCACTCAATCCTTGGTGATGATACATATTATCACCAACCAATGCAACAATAGCTACATCATTTTCTATTTTAACGGGATCTAGTTTATGTTTAGAAATCTCAAATTCGAATGTAGTATCCAAAATAGTTTTGGCTTTCTCTGCTTCAGAAGCTTCGACAGCAAGACATATAGAATGCTCAGATGAAGCTTGTGTAATAAGGATTACATTTATATTTTCTAAAAATAAAGCTTCAAATAAACGTTTCGAAAATCCGGGAATGCCAACCATGCCACTTCCTTCCAGAGAAATGATCGAGATACTATCTATATGACTAATTCCGGTTACTGGTTTTTTTCGTTCTTCTACCTTTCGAGTAATAAAAGTTCCTTGATCCTTAGGTTTAAAAGTATTTTTAATCACTATAGGAATATTCTTTTCTAATACAGGATGTATAGTAGGAGGGTATATTACTTTAGCTCCAAAATGAGAAAGCTCCATAGCTTCCTGATATGAAATATGATATACAGGTTTCGCTTGTTTTACTAATTTTGGATTGGCAGTATATAACCCACTTACATCTGTCCAGATTTGTAATTCGTTGGCATCGATAGCCGCTGCTAGAATGGCAGCAGTAAAATCAGATCCACCTCTTCCTAATGTTGTGGGTTCACCATCCTGCATTCTTGCAACAAAACCGGGGAAAAGACTTACTTTGTGGGTACTGTTATTTGCAAATTCTTTGATTCTGGCATTGGTTTCTTTATAATCTATTACAACTTTAGAGTTAATGGTTTTAACAATGAGCTCTCTAGAATCTTTTAAAACGATATCTAAGCCTTTTATTTTGGCAGCTTCAGAGATAATATAAGAAGAGAGCATCTCTCCAAAACTTGCAATTACCGCAGCAGTTTTTGGGGATAATTCACTTAATAAATATACTCCTTCACACAATGATTCTAAGGCATTAAGCTCTGCTTTAACCTTACTTATTATTGCACTTTGGGATACGACAGGAATAAGAGTTTTTACAGCCTCAAAATGTCTTTTTTCAATTTCTGCCAGTGTGTTTTTATAATTTTCATTATTAGCAGAAGCTTCCTCTCCGGCTTGTAACAACAAATCGGTAATTCCACCCATTGCAGAAACGACTACATATAAGGATTGATTTTGTGATTGTTGTTTTATGATTTCTATTACGCTTTCTATGGTCGATGCATTAGCAACAGAAGAACCTCCAAATTTTAGAACGTTCATATGATATATTGTATTTTTTAAGTTGAAATTATTAATAAAAGCTTTGTTGGTAATTCTTTTTTGTGAATTACATACGTGGTCCGGTGGTAATATATAAATGAACTAACCCCTAAGGGTAATAATAGTAATAGTACCTGTTGTAATAGAAGAAGCCTCAGATACGATAATCGTTCCTAAGGTAAATAATAAAGCCAATAAGAAAATGGTACTAAACATTTGTTTGCTTTACTTTGCGTGTTCAAATGTATAATTTTTTACTTTTAAAGAAAATTAAATTAACGGCATTCTTAAACTTTTGCTAATTCAATAATTAATAGCTTATTTCATTATGTAATTCATAAAAAAAGTATGAAACAGAGTAGATTAAAATTGTATTTATTGATTTTGAGAAAGGATTATTTAATTTATTAAAAACTCTTAACATAGAGTTTCTAATATAAAAGCATGAACTAATAGAATACATATTAATACATATAGATAAATGAAAATATTTTCTGCGCAACAAATGCGTATGGCAGATGAAGCTACAATGGTTTCGGCTAAGATTACATCATTAGAATTGATGGAACGTGCTGCAACACAAATTTTTAATTTGTTACATAGCAGACTACAAGGGTCTCCAATTATGATCCATGTTTTTTGTGGTATAGGAAATAATGGAGGAGATGGATTAGTGGTTTCGAGATTATTGCTAGAACATGGGTATAATGTAAGAACTTATATTGTAAATTTTAGCGATAACAGATCAAAGGAATTTCTATCTAACTATGATCGATTAAAAGAAATAGCAAAGGATTGGCCTATCCAGCTTAAATGTGAAGAGGATTTTCCTCAACTCAAACGTGAGGATATGATTATTGATGCCATTTTTGGTATTGGACTTAACAGGCCATTGGTACCTTGGGTAGTTTCTTTGATCAAACATCTTAATACTTCAAGGTGTTTTAAGCTTTCGATAGATATTCCATCGGGTTTGTATTCTGATAAAGCACCAGATAACCCCGAAGGAGTTATTTTTGCAAATGTTACGGTTACGTTTCAATTACCAAAACTTGTTTTCTTTTTACCAGAAACGGGCATGTATACACAAGATCTGGAGGTGATTGATATTGGATTAGATCGCAATTTTTTAATGCAAAACCCTGGTGTCGGCGTCTTAATTAATAAGAACGAAGTGTTACCATTATATCGACCAAGACATAAATTTAGTCATAAAGGTACTTATGGTCATTGTGTAATGATAGGAGGAAGTTACGGTAAGATGGGAAGTGTGGTCTTAGCTACTAAAGCAGCCTTAACGACAGGAGCTGGTTTGGTTACTGCATATATTCCAGAATGCGGATATGAAGTACTTCAGACTGCTGTTCCAGAAGCTATGGTAATTGCAGATAGTGATGATGAATTAGAAGAAATCACCCTGGATTTTAAACCTGCAGCTATAGGAATTGGAATTGGTCTCGGAACTGGTGAAAAAACCATTAGTGCATTTGAAGAGTTTTTAAAAGAAAATACATCTCCTCTTGTGATAGATGCCGATGGGATCAATATCCTGGCAAAAAAACCTGAGTTCCTTGAGAAACTTCCGAAGAAAACTATTTTAACACCACATCCTAAGGAGTTAGAACGATTAGTAGGTAAATGGAAAGGTGATTTTGATAAAATTAAAAAAACAAAGGCATTTTCAAAACAACATGATTGTATTGTACTAATTAAAGGAGCCAACTCTATAACTGTATTTGAAGATCAATTGTATGTGAATAATACAGGGAACCCCGGAATGGCAACTGCAGGAAGTGGTGATGTACTTACGGGAATGATTACTAGTTTATTGTCTCAAGGTTATGATCCTCTGCATGCTGCTGTTTTTGGAGTCTATCTACACGGAAGTTCGGGAGACATAGCTGTTCAAAAAACTGGTTTTGAAGGATTGATCGCTAGTGAAATCTTATCTCATATAGGTCCTGCTTTTATAGAGTTGTTTAAAACTCCTAATATTGAAGGCCAACAAGAGAAATAAAGAATACATTTATGTATAGGAAGAATATGTTTTTTCATACAATTTTGTAAGTGTTTTGGAGTTAATTTTAGTGTAATCTAATTACATTTTGAAAGATAATTAAAAAGCAAAATGATGACAAAAACAAAA
This region of Aquimarina spinulae genomic DNA includes:
- a CDS encoding homoserine kinase; this encodes MKSIKIFAPATVANLSCGFDVLGCCLDNVGDEMVVSITEDPGVKITKIEGANLPMETHKNVAGVAVEAFLKAYGKNIGVAIEIYKKIKAGSGIGSSAASSSGAVWAINHLLGNPFTTHELVQFAMEGEKLASGNAHADNVAPALLGGFTLVRSYDPLDIIKLHSPKDLVMTVIHPQIEVKTSDSRSVIKHKVTLKKAIHQWGNVGGFVAGLFTEDYDLIGRSLDDVIIEPLRSILIPEFNNVKSAAIAKGALGSGISGSGPSIFALSKGMKIANDVAGVIQDIYNKTGIDFDIHISKINSKGIKIIEETEYRK
- the thrA gene encoding bifunctional aspartate kinase/homoserine dehydrogenase I; amino-acid sequence: MNVLKFGGSSVANASTIESVIEIIKQQSQNQSLYVVVSAMGGITDLLLQAGEEASANNENYKNTLAEIEKRHFEAVKTLIPVVSQSAIISKVKAELNALESLCEGVYLLSELSPKTAAVIASFGEMLSSYIISEAAKIKGLDIVLKDSRELIVKTINSKVVIDYKETNARIKEFANNSTHKVSLFPGFVARMQDGEPTTLGRGGSDFTAAILAAAIDANELQIWTDVSGLYTANPKLVKQAKPVYHISYQEAMELSHFGAKVIYPPTIHPVLEKNIPIVIKNTFKPKDQGTFITRKVEERKKPVTGISHIDSISIISLEGSGMVGIPGFSKRLFEALFLENINVILITQASSEHSICLAVEASEAEKAKTILDTTFEFEISKHKLDPVKIENDVAIVALVGDNMYHHQGLSGKMFSTLGKNNVNIRAIAQGASEKNISVVIAKKDIKKALNILHERFFEVKTKQLNLFITGVGNVGSKLLEQLQQQNKYLKDKLRLKIRVVGMSNSKTMAFNENGIDLDKWQETLAQGEKANAESFFAKAKEMNLRNSIFVDNTANPNIAKIYKHYLAESMAVVTCNKIACADEYSNYEELQDLSRKFNAPFLYETNVGAGLPIIDTLNNLIASGDNIHKIQAVLSGSLNFVFNNYTEEVTFHDIVKQAQQEGYTEPDPKIDLSGVDVARKILILARESEKVMELDNIENEAFLPQESLETKSVDEFLNSLAQNEDHFKEILAEANKKQCRLKYVAQYEAENAKVGLQHIPVDHPFYNLEGSDNIVLFYTDRYPKQPLIVKGAGAGAEVTASGIFADIIRIGKSK
- a CDS encoding NAD(P)H-hydrate dehydratase, giving the protein MKIFSAQQMRMADEATMVSAKITSLELMERAATQIFNLLHSRLQGSPIMIHVFCGIGNNGGDGLVVSRLLLEHGYNVRTYIVNFSDNRSKEFLSNYDRLKEIAKDWPIQLKCEEDFPQLKREDMIIDAIFGIGLNRPLVPWVVSLIKHLNTSRCFKLSIDIPSGLYSDKAPDNPEGVIFANVTVTFQLPKLVFFLPETGMYTQDLEVIDIGLDRNFLMQNPGVGVLINKNEVLPLYRPRHKFSHKGTYGHCVMIGGSYGKMGSVVLATKAALTTGAGLVTAYIPECGYEVLQTAVPEAMVIADSDDELEEITLDFKPAAIGIGIGLGTGEKTISAFEEFLKENTSPLVIDADGINILAKKPEFLEKLPKKTILTPHPKELERLVGKWKGDFDKIKKTKAFSKQHDCIVLIKGANSITVFEDQLYVNNTGNPGMATAGSGDVLTGMITSLLSQGYDPLHAAVFGVYLHGSSGDIAVQKTGFEGLIASEILSHIGPAFIELFKTPNIEGQQEK